The sequence AAGTCCCTCTGCACACTTGGCAGCGGAAAAACTACGATCGGAATGGGTGATTTCCATTAAAGGCACAGTGATTCCTCGTCAAGAAGGAATGACAAACCCTAAATTGGCGACCGGAGAAATTGAAGTTCTCGTCAATGAAATTGAGATTTTATCTAAAGCTAAGACGCCTCCCTTTTCGATCAGCGATGACCTAATAGACGTCAACGAAGAATTAAGGCTCAAATACCGCTACCTGGATATCCGACGGGGGGATGTAGCGAAAAAGCTTATCGTCCGCCATCGGGCTATGCTTACAACTAGGCAATATTTGGATCAAAAAGGCTTTTTGGAAATTACCACCCCAATTTTAGGGAAGTCCACGCCAGAGGGAGCCCGCGATTACCTGGTCCCTTCACGCATTTATCCAGGGACCTTCTATGCCCTTCCCCAATCCCCTCAAATCTTTAAGCAATTGTTAATGGTAGCCGGCATGGACCGCTATTTTCAAATTGCCCCTTGCTTTAGGGATGAGGATTTAAGGGCAGATCGCCAGCCGGAGTTCACTCAGATTGACATGGAAATGAGTTTTGGAGTGCCTGAAGATTTGATGGCCATTATTGAAGGATTGATCAAAACCATTTTTAAAGCCTGTATCGGCCTGGACATTTCAACGCCTTTCCGACGCCTTCCTCATCAAATTTGTATGGAAAAATATGGAAGCGACCGCCCAGATCTCCGTTTTGGCATGGAACTGCATCGTTTGGATGAAATTGCAAGCCAATCGACGTTCTCTGTTTTTCTCGATCAGCTGCGCGAAGGCGGGATTGTCAAAGGCTTTTGCATCAAAGGGGGAGCCGACTTATCCCGCAAAGCCATTGATGAATATACAGAATTTGTCGGACGCCTTGGAATTAAAGGCTTGGCTTGGATGAAGCGGGCAGAAAGCGGGCTGAACTCAAGCATTGTAAAATTTTTTCCAGAACCCATCCAAGAGCGTCTCATTAAGGAAATGCAAATGGACGTTGGAGATCTTATCTTTATGATTGCCGACGCTCCTTCCCGAACCAACCAAGCGCTAGATCATCTGCGCCGTAAAGTCGCCCGCGACCGCAACCTAATCGATCCCAACCGCTATGAATTTTTATGGGTGACAGATTTTCCTTTATTCAGTTGGGATGAAGAGGCAAGACGCCTGCAAAGCGAACATCACCCGTTTACTTCTCCCAATCCGGAAGATATCCACTTGCTGGACAGCGAGCCTTTAAAAATGCGTTCATCCGGCTATGATATTGTTCTCAATGGCTATGAAATTGGCGGAGGATCCCAGCGTATCCACAACAGCGAGCTGCAGCAAAAGATTTTCGAATGCCTCAAACTCACTCCAGAAGAGTTGGAGAGTAAATTCGGCTTCTTTTTAGAAGCGTTAAGCTATGGTACGCCGCCTCACTTAGGGATTGCCCTTGGATTGGATCGTTTGGTCATGATTCTGACGCAGACGGAAAACATACGCGACGTCATAGCCTTTCCTAAGACACAGAAAGCGAGCGATCTCATGCTGGAATGCCCATCGAAAGTGTCTAGCGAGCAGCTTAAAGAGTTAGAAATCCGCGTTCCTGACTCTCAATTTTCTTGGACTTAATTATCGCGATTGCCTACAGTAATGTTTCGTTTTCAAATGGAGGTCAACCCTATGTTAAAAAAGACGCGATTAGTGACTTTAACAAGTCTTGGAATCCTGCTAGGATGTTGTTCACTGCAAGCACAAGACAGTGGCAATGCAACAGACAAATCCGAGAAGCGTGCGCAAGCGACAACAGAAAAAGCCGATAAATACGATCAAATCGATATGAAAAAGTTATCCGAGGCTTTCGGACATTTTATTGGCCGTAACTTGCAATCCCCGGGCTTAAAATTCGATTTAGAAAGCATCATTAAAGGGATTCGTGAAGGCGCAGCTGGAGAGCCAGCCCCGCTTTCTGAAAAAGAATACGAAGAAATGATGACGGCAGTTCAAGAAAGAGCGTTTAAAGAAATGTCGGCTTCCAATCTGAAAGCGGCAAATGAATTCATGTCCAAAAACGCTCATGAGCAAGGTGTTAATGAGATTATTTCAGGCAAGCTTCAGTATAAAACTTTAAAAGAAGGATCTGGAGCAACTGTAGAGCCTCATTCTTCTCCAAAGATTCATTATACGGGCAAATACCAAGATGGCACTGTTTTTGGAACATCAGAAGAAATGGGTGGTCCAATCACAATTCCTCTTGACCAGACCATTCCAGGCTTCAGCAAAGGGATTGTGGGAATGAAAGAAGGCGAAAAACGCCGTCTTTTTGTTCATCCTGACCTAGGCTATGGAACAACCGGCCAATTGCCTCCTAATGAACTTCTCATTTTTGATATTGAAGTCGTCAAAGCCAATTCTGATGATGCTAAGGCAAAATCTAAAAATGCCGCATCTTTGAAAGGGCAAGAAGACCAAAATAGCAATAGCGATGAAGACGAAGAAGATGAACTCTATTTAGATGATGAAGATTTTGAGGATGAGCCTAAAGAGGCTGTAAAAAAAGACACCTCTGCCTCTACGACTCCTGCCCGCTCTTCTAATACAACTCGCTAATTCATCTCTTTCCGCACTAAGACGCCCAAGACTATCTTGGGCTCTTTTTTTATTAACCGCCCCTACTTTTATCGCCCACAAATGCATTAAAGCTGCAAAATTGAGTTTTTTATGAAAATTATCTTGTACCAACCTCAAATTCCGCAAAATGCCGGCAATATTGTGAGAACATGCGCAGTGACAGGATCTGACCTGATCATGGTCCGTCCGCTTGGTTTCAGCACACAAGACCGCTGGCTAAAACGCGCAGGCTTGGACTATTGGGAAGGCGTTAAGGTGTCTTTCATTGATGACCTGCCCGCCTATTTATCTCAACAGAACGCCCCCTTTTACTTTTTTTCAAGTAAAGCCACCAAGCTCTATAATTCCGTCTCTTATTCTCCCGATGCCCTCTTGATTTTCGGCTCGGAGACAACCGGTCTTCCAGCCTCTTTTTTTGAGACATGGCCCGATCGATTTGTTAAATTGCCCATGGTTCCCCATGCGCGCTGTTTAAACTTGGCCACTTCAGCCGGTATTGCCTTATATGAAGCCTGGCGCCAGCAAAACTTTCAGTTTGAAAGCGAATCTTAAAGGTAATGGACACGGGGAGAGGATGCGGTTTTCCTAGCGTGAGAACAGATAGAAAAGAAGGGAAAGGATCAGGCTTAAAATAAGGCAACTGACCAGGGGAAAATAAAATTGAACATGCTCGCCCTTAATGACAATATCTCCGGGCATTTTACCAAAAAAGGGAATGGAAATTTTAAAGGTTATTAGCAATCCCGCTATAACGAAAATCAAACCGACGATGATCAACAACTTTCCCATACATCCTTCCCAAAAGGCCGATTAGTCGAGAGTCTCTAATAACCTAAGTGTGGAGTTTTTTTGTCCTTTCGACGCAGTCCAAAAGGCAAAAAACCTCCACGCTTAGCTTAATAAGCGGCAGTCCTTAGATGAAAATAGATTAAATTCTCTTTGTGCACTGTGCCTCTTTCGTCATTTCCTTAAAGGAAATGACTTTCAAGAGACACAACACACTAGAGGGAAAATCAGGCGGGCGCGTGCTTAGCTAAACGATTGCACGAGGTTCAAAAGATAATCTAAATCTTTTACTCCTACGACTCTTTTGACTTCCTTGCCGTCTTTAAACAAAATTAAAGTGGGAACAGAAGTAATTTGCAAAGAGGCTGTTGTTTGCTGGGCCTGATCGATATCAAGCTTGGCAATGCAGGCTTTTCCTTGAACCATTCCAGCCAATTGCTCGACAATGGGAGCGATCATGCGGCAAGGACCGCACCAAGTTGCATAAAAATCAACTAGGGTGACTCCCTTTTCGATCGTTTGCTGAAAATTGTCATCTGTCAAATGAGCTAACTTGTCTGCCATAAAAACTCCAGTAATGAATTAAAGAAGAAAATAAGGCTTAATTATTGCCTTTCAATGGTTTTTTGGCTAGTAAATATCTTTAACCAATATAGAAAGGCAAAACGAATAAATTTCAATGAATCGAAGCTTGAAACAAACAATTAAATCTTTTATACTTATTGCTTTTATAAGCTTTTATGAGTTAAAAAATGCCTGAAAAACCTATTTTCTTTGTTCTAGCCTATTATTATTTTACTCGAATTCCCGATCCTCATCAAGAAGTCTTAGCACATAAAGAATTTTTCAATAACCGCCAACTCACTTCGCGCATTTATATTTCAGAGCAAGGAATCAACGGGCAAATGAGCGGCATTCGCGAAGATGCGGAAGCCTATATGCGCTGGATGCATGCCAATCCGCTCTTTGAGAAGGTCGTTTTTAAAATTCACACTCATCATGAGAACGTTTTTCCCAGACAAACAATCAAATACCGTCCGCAATTAGTTGCTTTAGACGAGGAAGTCGACTTGGAAGAAACGGGAGAGCATGTATCTCCTGAAAAATGGAAAGAAATGCTTGAAAACGAGAAAAAGCCTCTTGTATTGGACGTTCGCAATGAATACGAATGGCAAGTCGGCCGCTTTGAAGGAGCCGAATGCCCGCCTTGCGAGACCTTCCGCGAATTCAAGCAATATGCAGAAGAACTCAAGGAAAAAGTAGATCCACAGTCCACTCCTGTCATGATGTATTGTACAGGAGGAATCCGCTGCGAACTTTATTCTTCTTTGCTTAGAAAGCAAGGCTTCAAAGATGTGTATCAGCTCGATGGCGGAATTATCAACTATGGGCTCAAACAAGGCAGCGATCATTGGCTTGGCAAACTCTTCGTCTTTGATGACCGCTTAACCGTGCCAATTAGCGCAGATTCCACTCCTGTTATAGGCAAATGCCATCATTGCCAAACGCCTATCGAGGCCTACTACAACTGTGCCAATATGGATTGCAATCATTTGTTCCTTTGCTGTCCCACCTGCTTGCAACACTATTCAGGATGCTGCCAGTCCTCCTGCCAAACAGCTCCTCGCGTTCGCCCCTATCATCAACAAGATGCCCATAAGCCATTCCGCAAATGGTATCATTACTTCAAAGAAACGCCGGCCAAGTAGAGAACCTGTTTAGTTCGGAAGGATGGAAAAGTGAATTAAACTTAAAATTTTACTTTTCTTTCCTTCCCATCATTGAAGCCTTAAAAAAGCCCTAGCATAGGCTCGTATCCTCAGCTTTCTATTCGAAAGGGGAATTCACTCATCCCTTGCCTGCAAATGCCCCTATTTTATCCAGGCCGCTAATCCCCATTCAATGGCAGTCTTTATTGCCTTCACAAGCCTTCTTTCATCTTGAACTCCCTAAGTCATTAAAAAAAATTTAAAATTTTCCGGTCAATAGATGGCAATCGCCAAAAAACCATTTATACGTGGCTATGGGTTCATTTTCATCTTTTGCAAAAATTTAAAAAATTGTTTAAAAAAATCTCTTTATTTTATAGAAGACTTGACAAATATCTCTCACTTATGTCAAAAATTTTTTTTAACATTAACCAATCCGCTTATGCCGATTGGCAAGCAAAAGCTAAAGACCCATCAAATTCGAAAGGAACCTGAAGAGGAAAGATCAAAAGGCGACTTGAAATCTACAAGATAAGAAAATGAAGGGGCTTTATGGCAATTTTTATTTTCCCAAGATAGCAGGATTCCCTTTTATTTCCCTCTCATAGATCCAAATTCAAACAAGAGGAATATCTTTTTCTACAATTTTCAAAATAACAATTTTGAAAACAGGATTAGAATGAATAGATTGCCCGATTACTTCTACTATCAAACTAGTAGAATAGTCTGTAATTAAATTTTAACCAAAAAAAACAATTACCAATCTAAAGCTCAATATTACAAACATTGCTTTGCAGTAAATTATTTTCAAATCAATCGATTAATCATTAAAGCGATAACGACAGAATTATAAGCTTTCGTAGTTCAAGGAAAATTTAGAATTCAACAAGGGAGTAAGACATGATGAATTCACCTGCTATCTCGCCATTTAACCCCATAGCCGGAATGCCTCCTGTAGAGGGAAAGGGGGATCCACAGATATCCGATAAGGAATCAAGAAACGTTGATTTACGCATCCTGGCTCTACGGCAGGATAAGTCAACTACCCATTCTCCGCCTTCTTCTCCCGTTATATCGAGGACACGTTTAAAAAAACTCACAATAACAACGGAAAAAGCGAAGAAGAATCTAGAAAAATTTTTAGAATCTAGCGAAAAGCAGTCAAAAATCCTGCACCAAGCAGATTTACAATTAATTAGAGCCAGGTATCAAGAAATTCAAGCAGAAAAAACTAGTATAGATGGCTCGGATGAACTGGAATGCGCGCTTTCTTGGATAAATAAACAAGAAAAGCAGCTAGATAGCATAGAGAAGCTTGTCCAGGCTTGCGAAGAGACCCTCTCATTTGGAATTACATACTTTGATGCCTTGGATGAGTATTTAACGCTTCTATGGAATGGCAAACCGCCTATCAATCTTTATTTGACAAGTATGCAACCCCTTTATCAATTTGGCCTCAAGTATAGAATGGAGCTGATTGAAAAAGGAATGGAAACCGGCGATAAAAAGGTAAAATTGCCCCCTTCCATCTCCGAGACCTCTCCCGAAGACGCTGGTGATCAAGCTATTCTGCCTCTTTCCTCCTTTCCCGTCCCTTTCGATTATTGGGTTAATTCGCTGTGTTCTTTGGTCGTCATAAAAGAGGATCTGACCATTTTGGACTATGCGATTACGAATAAAATAATCAGTCATCCCGATTTAATTGCCGCCTTAACGAAAAGGTTTGAACAAAGGCATCAAAAAACATTTTATGAGCTCAGCAAACAAGCTTGGGATAGCGAATTGTCTAAAGTGGATGAGAGCCTGTCTTATAAAGCCCAGCCAATTATTAATCAAATCAAATGGAGGGTACAAGAAGTAGAGCGTCTCTTCAACAATTTGCATATTCTCTTAGATGATCCTTATGATCCCGTTCGCGATGAAGAAAATGAAAGTTCCGTCACACCTTTTACAATCGAACAGGGCTTGCAGGAATTAGAAAGCGAGCGCCAAATTAATGGGCCGTTAAAAGATATTGTAGAGTATTTTCACAAAATCGTTTGCATGAAAGAACGGTTATGGGCCCAAGGAATCTTAAAAATTAATATAGCAGACGGCGATCAAGAACATATTGCAATGTTGAGAGATGCTTTCTCCAAATATCAATTAAAAACAAACACGCTAAAGCAGACGCTGCTCGATCAAATAAAAAAAGATAAAGAGTGTCTCAAGCAACTTAAAGATCCGCATCAAAGAATCTTAGAGGTCTGGAAAAGCATTTTTGAAAAAATAAATCCCCCCCCTATCTCTGTACCAGCATCCAGCTCATCCTCTTGGTTCTCCTTTTTCTAAAATTAACAAAACGATTATTAATTTAACGCAAAGGCAGTTATGACTATATATATCTCAGGAATTAGCAATCAAATTGCTCATATCATTACGCATACGGAAAATTTAGGAAAAAATTGGCTCAATCGCGCCGTCGCTTTTATCCAGCCTATTCCTACATTTATCAGTAATCATCCAGGTGCAACCGGCATTTTAGTTGTGAGCCAATTAGTGGCTCTAGTTGCAACTGAGAAGCTATTTTCATTAATAGAAAATGCTTTAAAAAACCAAGAAAACATTGACCTTAAGCAAAGAGTCCTTACAGATCGGATTGTCCATCTTTTATTTACAGGTGGATTAATGGCCGGCATCAATGTTTCTTTAAACTTTATTCTAAAATTAAAT comes from Candidatus Protochlamydia phocaeensis and encodes:
- the aspS gene encoding aspartate--tRNA ligase translates to MFDYRRTHDCGTLRKEDIDSSVILSGWVNRRRDHGGLIFIDLRDRFGLTQLVFDPIKSPSAHLAAEKLRSEWVISIKGTVIPRQEGMTNPKLATGEIEVLVNEIEILSKAKTPPFSISDDLIDVNEELRLKYRYLDIRRGDVAKKLIVRHRAMLTTRQYLDQKGFLEITTPILGKSTPEGARDYLVPSRIYPGTFYALPQSPQIFKQLLMVAGMDRYFQIAPCFRDEDLRADRQPEFTQIDMEMSFGVPEDLMAIIEGLIKTIFKACIGLDISTPFRRLPHQICMEKYGSDRPDLRFGMELHRLDEIASQSTFSVFLDQLREGGIVKGFCIKGGADLSRKAIDEYTEFVGRLGIKGLAWMKRAESGLNSSIVKFFPEPIQERLIKEMQMDVGDLIFMIADAPSRTNQALDHLRRKVARDRNLIDPNRYEFLWVTDFPLFSWDEEARRLQSEHHPFTSPNPEDIHLLDSEPLKMRSSGYDIVLNGYEIGGGSQRIHNSELQQKIFECLKLTPEELESKFGFFLEALSYGTPPHLGIALGLDRLVMILTQTENIRDVIAFPKTQKASDLMLECPSKVSSEQLKELEIRVPDSQFSWT
- a CDS encoding FKBP-type peptidyl-prolyl cis-trans isomerase — its product is MLKKTRLVTLTSLGILLGCCSLQAQDSGNATDKSEKRAQATTEKADKYDQIDMKKLSEAFGHFIGRNLQSPGLKFDLESIIKGIREGAAGEPAPLSEKEYEEMMTAVQERAFKEMSASNLKAANEFMSKNAHEQGVNEIISGKLQYKTLKEGSGATVEPHSSPKIHYTGKYQDGTVFGTSEEMGGPITIPLDQTIPGFSKGIVGMKEGEKRRLFVHPDLGYGTTGQLPPNELLIFDIEVVKANSDDAKAKSKNAASLKGQEDQNSNSDEDEEDELYLDDEDFEDEPKEAVKKDTSASTTPARSSNTTR
- a CDS encoding tRNA (cytidine(34)-2'-O)-methyltransferase translates to MKIILYQPQIPQNAGNIVRTCAVTGSDLIMVRPLGFSTQDRWLKRAGLDYWEGVKVSFIDDLPAYLSQQNAPFYFFSSKATKLYNSVSYSPDALLIFGSETTGLPASFFETWPDRFVKLPMVPHARCLNLATSAGIALYEAWRQQNFQFESES
- a CDS encoding DUF2905 domain-containing protein encodes the protein MGKLLIIVGLIFVIAGLLITFKISIPFFGKMPGDIVIKGEHVQFYFPLVSCLILSLILSLLFYLFSR
- the trxA gene encoding thioredoxin is translated as MADKLAHLTDDNFQQTIEKGVTLVDFYATWCGPCRMIAPIVEQLAGMVQGKACIAKLDIDQAQQTTASLQITSVPTLILFKDGKEVKRVVGVKDLDYLLNLVQSFS
- a CDS encoding rhodanese-related sulfurtransferase yields the protein MPEKPIFFVLAYYYFTRIPDPHQEVLAHKEFFNNRQLTSRIYISEQGINGQMSGIREDAEAYMRWMHANPLFEKVVFKIHTHHENVFPRQTIKYRPQLVALDEEVDLEETGEHVSPEKWKEMLENEKKPLVLDVRNEYEWQVGRFEGAECPPCETFREFKQYAEELKEKVDPQSTPVMMYCTGGIRCELYSSLLRKQGFKDVYQLDGGIINYGLKQGSDHWLGKLFVFDDRLTVPISADSTPVIGKCHHCQTPIEAYYNCANMDCNHLFLCCPTCLQHYSGCCQSSCQTAPRVRPYHQQDAHKPFRKWYHYFKETPAK